The Carassius auratus strain Wakin unplaced genomic scaffold, ASM336829v1 scaf_tig00216014, whole genome shotgun sequence genome includes a region encoding these proteins:
- the LOC113096655 gene encoding uncharacterized protein LOC113096655 — translation MLIVSSPGRKIVLLGKTGDGKSSAGNTILGKNIFTPEKVERYTRHKREIVNEIRKYCGEEAFKHAVVLFTHGEDLEGQTIEEFVQKSPQLQELVDRCGGRCHVIDSKYWTRVPWGFRSNKIQVKILQKTIDEMVEENACFTSEVLQKVEKHIQEEENNITEGNVSPEEQRENAKAIVHCNYLNQFAGAAKGAFAEAGVGAVVAEGAGVGAGTLAASVLGVAAFVGDVSGGIFGWNATEEAEFMGDVITKASDTSVVFGGLF, via the exons ATGCTGAT TGTGTCTTCACCTGGGAGGAAGATCGTACTTCTTGGGAAAACCGGAGATGGAAAAAGCAGCGCTGGAAACACAATCCttggaaaaaatattttcaccCCTGAAAAAGTTGAAAGGTACACAAGACACAAAAGAGAGATTGTGAATGAAATAAGAAAGTATTGTGGAGAGGAAGCCTTTAAACATGCAGTGGTTTTATTCACTCACGGTGAAGATCTAGAGGGTCAAACCATCGAAGAATTTGTTCAGAAAAGTCCACAGCTGCAAGAGCTTGTTGACAGATGTGGAGGTCGCTGTCACGTCATTGACAGTAAATACTGGA ctcgtgttccctGGGGTTTtcgt AGCAACAAGATACAGGTTAAAATTCTGCAGAAGACCATTGACGAGATGGTGGAAGAAAATGCCTGCTTCACCAGTGAGGTGCTTCAAAAGGTGGAGAAACACATTCAAGAGGAGGAGAATAATATAACAGAGGGAAATGTGTCTCCAGAAGAGCAACGAGAAAATGCAAAGGCAATTGTTCATTGCAATTATCTGAATCAATTTGCAGGAGCAGCAAAAGGGGCATTTGCCGAGGCGGGTGTAGGAGCAGTAGTGGCAGAAGGAGCAGGAGTAGGTGCAGGTACATTAGCTGCAAGTGTGCTTGGAGTTGCCGCTTTTGTGGGAGATGTTTCTGGAGGAATATTTGGTTGGAATGCGACAGAAGAAGCTGAATTTATGGGCGATGTCATAACAAAGGCATCAGACACTAGTGTTGTTTTTGGaggtctgttttaa